The genomic stretch CTTCCTGAGCAAGGAAGACCTCTATTTCGCGACGATCGTCCACGGCTTCGAAAAGCTCCACGAGCGGCTCGGCGCGAGCCTTTCCCGCCGCTCCTCCCCGGCCGCCCGCCTCGAGATCATCGCGCGCGAGTCGATGCGCTTCTTCTGGAACCGGCGAGATTTCTACGCGCTGATGTACCGGAACGAAAAGCGCTTCCTCTCGCAGGAGAGCCGGATCCGGAAGACGCGCGAACGGCTCGCCCACCTCGTCCAGCAGGCGATCGTGGACGGCATCGATCGCCGCGAGTTCCGCGGCGTCGATCCGAAGACCTCCGCCGAGCTCTTCCTCGGGATGATCCGGGCGATGAACGTCTTCCGGCGGGAGGGCGA from Thermoanaerobaculia bacterium encodes the following:
- a CDS encoding TetR/AcrR family transcriptional regulator, producing MTRARTLAKQETILDAASRVFSHREYHEVLTEEIAEEAGIGKGTIYRYFLSKEDLYFATIVHGFEKLHERLGASLSRRSSPAARLEIIARESMRFFWNRRDFYALMYRNEKRFLSQESRIRKTRERLAHLVQQAIVDGIDRREFRGVDPKTSAELFLGMIRAMNVFRREG